The region ATCATGTTGGGGGCCTACCTGGGGTTTTTTTTAACCGGTGCCCTTTCCAGCTTTTCCTGGGCGCTCATTATAAGCGGTGTGATTATTGGAATTTTAGGGGCTCTTATTGAATTCTTTCTAATCAGACGTCTTTACGGGAACGAACTGTTTCAACTGCTTCTGACCTTCGGACTGATATTTATTTTGGATGAAACGGTTAAGCTTATTTGGGGGCCGGGGGTGATCCCGGTGGAAAAACCTGATTTTTTACAGGGTTCGGTGATCATTTATGGGGAGCCCTTTACGTTATTCCGGGTATTTATTCTATCCGCCGGGGCGGTAGTCTGCCTTTTAATATTTCTTCTGCTCAAAAAAACCAGGCTGGGTCTGATAATCAGGGCCGGTATCGAAAATAAGGAAATGGTCAGAGCTCTGGGAATTAATATCAACCGGGTATTTACCCTGGTATGCTGGATTTCTGGCTTTTTAGCCGGTGTAGCGGGACTTATCCTGGCCGGATTCACCGGCCTCAATCCGGAGATGGGCTTCAACCAAATAATAAATATCCTGGTGATTGTAGTGGTTGGGGGCCTGGGAAGCTTCATGGGAACTGCCGTGGCTGCGATTATCATCGGACTGACCGAATCGTTTGTGGGTTTTTTCCTGCCCGAATTCGCCATGATCAGTATTTTTATAGTGATGTTCACCGTACTCAGCATCAAGCCCTCCGGCTTGTTCGGTGAGAGGTAAGGAACTTCGATATGAGCGGATTTCTAAAGAAACACTGGCTTATTGGGGCCACCCTGCTTTTTCTTCTTGTTCTACCGTTTTTCTCCTCGGAGTATGTCATGGTCATTGCCATGCAGATATTCATCTGGGGGGCCTTCGCCATCAGCTACGATCTGCTGATCGGCTATAGCGGAATCGTTTCTTTCGGCCACGCCATGTTTTTCGGTACCGGAGCGTATGCCAGCGCTCTGCTGGTTCTCAAGGCCGGGCTGAACTTCTGGGCCGCCATTCCTATCGGTGTTGTCCTTTGCGGATTACTGGGTTTATTGATCGGACTTTTGACCCTTCGCTTCTCGGATATCTATTTCACCATGATTACTTTGGCGATCGGTCAGTTTTTATATTTTATCATTATCAAAACCTATCAGTTTACCGGTGGAGATGACGGACTACATGGTCTGCCCATGGTCTTGCCGGGGAAAACCTATCTTTATTATTTGGCATTCGTTTTTTTGGTACTCATTTACTTTGTTTCCCGAAGGCTGATCGGATCCCCCCTGGGGACGACGCTGGTGGCCTTACGGGAAAACGAATTCAGGGCCAAAATGATCGGCTATAACGTGTTGGCCTACAAGCTGATTGTGCTCATTATTTCCGGCATGATCGCCGGACTGGCCGGTTCTTTGAATGGTGCGGTATTAAGGTCCGTCTTCCCGGGATTCATGCATGCCGATGCCACTTTGAGCGTCATATTAATGACCATCATCGGAGGTATGGGCTCTTTGCTGGGGCCGATCTTGGGGGCAGCCCTCGTCACCGTCAGTCAACAATATCTCAGTTCTTATTTTGAATCATGGCGATTGATATTCGGGGTCTTGTTTGTGCTGATCGTGTTATTCCTGCCTAAAGGCATGGTTCATATTTTTAATGTATTTAAATTTAGAAAGCCAAATGACTAATAACTAAAGAGTCAAATTCTTCTAAAAATGGCAAGAAAATATTTTACCACTAAGACACAAAGACACAAAGAAGGTTTAATTTCATGAGGGTTAAACAAACATGAAAGCTTTATGTATTTCTTCGTGCCTTCGTGTCTTCGTGGTAAGCTTTTGGTTCCGGCTTGTCCGGGTTGGGAGGTGAAAGGTGAATTTAGCAGAGTGTGTCGAAGAGTATGCCGGCAAATTCGGTGAACAAAAAACGGCCTTAATATTTGATGACAGCGGAGAGCAATGGTCCTATGCAGAGATCAATAGACAGATTAATCGTATCGCCAATAGTCTTATCGGTCTCGGCATTTCTCCCGGGGCTCGGGTCGCTGTGATGCTTCGAAGCAGACCCGAGCTGATCTTATCCAGTTTCGGAATATATAAGACCGGATGCATATATGTTGCCATTAATTCAAGGCTCAAAGAAAAAGAAACCACCCATATCTTGAAAAATTCAGGGGCGGAGGTGCTGATTTGTGACTGGTCCGTTCTGTCCCTGGTCAAACAAATTCGAAACGAGTGTGGGGAACTGAAACATATTATTGTTTATGGGGATGTTCAAGAAGAGGGATTAATACCCTTTTCAAAATGGATTGAAGGACAGTCGGATTATTTTAATCTTGACCCGGATATTAATGAAATTGCCGCCATTATGTATACGGGAGGGACTACGGGAACTCCCAAGGGCGTCGTATTAACCCATGCCGCTATCATCGGGAATAGCCGGGTGGGAAGCGAAAGACTTTTGTTCGACGAGACAGTGACCCTGGTGAATGCCAACCCATTGTTTCATATCGGCGGAATGGCTGCCGGTCCCTTTTATTGCTTTCTAAACGGTGCCACCCTGGTGCAGCAGGAATTTTTTAAGGCCGAAAGATATATCGAAGCGGTTAAAAAATATAAGGCCACCGTCATCTGGGGCGTTCCGACGTTCTTTTACTCCTTTATCAATCTTCCAGAGTCGCAAGCCGGCGCCAGGGACTTCGGTACAGTAAGACTTGGGTTTTGTGGCGCCGGCGTGTTTCTGACGCCTGTGAGAAAAACCTTTGAAGAGCGGTTTGGCGTCAAGGTTTATCAATATTATGGACTTACCGAGAACTCTCCCGGCGTAACGGTTGAAGATCCGCTAAGGCCTGAAAGAAATTATGAATCAGTCGGGACCGCACTCCCCGGGGTAGAGATCAAAATAGTCGATGAGAAGGATAAGGAACTTCCATTGGGTGAGCCAGGCGAATTGTGTGTACGAAGTCCTTATCTCCTGAAAGAGTACTGGAAAAACCCCGAGGCGACTCAAGAAGCCCTGAGAGGCGGTTGGCTTCATACCGGAGACCAGGGTTTCATTGATGAAAAGGGCCATTTTTATATCAAGGGTCGTAAGCATGATATGATCCTGGTAGGGGGGGCAAACGTTTATCCGGCCGAAATTGAGAAAATCCTTTTGGAGTGCGAAAAACGCATCAGAGAGATCGCCGTGGTCGGTATTCCGGATGAAAGATTGGGCGAAGTGCCGAAAGCTTTTGTCATTCTGAAAGAAGGGGCGATTCTAAGCGAACAAGAGATTATCGAGCTGGCCCGAAACCAAATGGCCCACTATAAAGTTCCCCGTTCCATTGAGTTCTTGGATGCACTGCCAACCACTTCAGTCGGGAAGATTGACAAAAAGGCCCTTCAAAATTTAAAAGGAGGTCACTGATTATGTCGAAAGAATATGTCTTGAACCGGGTTGATATCCAGGGAGACATCTGCTGGGTTGCCATCAACCGGCCGGGAGACCGGAATTCCATTAACACGGCCCTTATGGAAGAGATGGAACAACTGCTCACCGAAATCGAGAAATCTCCGGTGCGAGCCATCGTCTTTAGCGGAGCCGGGGACACCTATTTTATTGGCGGGGCTGACGGTGTCGAGATGATGCGATATGATTCGGAAGGGGCCCTGGCCTTTTCTGCCCATATCCAGAGACTATTTAACCGCATGGAAGAAAGTCCGCTCATCCTGGTGGCGGCCATTAATGGGCTTTGTTATGGCGGCGGGTATGAGTTTGCCCTGGCCTGCGATTACCGGATCGCCGGCGAGACGGCTCGTCTGGGACTTCCCGAGGTAAGGGTAGGGATCATTCCGGGCGGAGGGGCTACGCAACGTCTGCCCAGGCTTGTGGGCAAAGGCCGGGCACTGGAGATAATTCTCCGGGGCCGTTTATATGACGCCCGAGAGGCCTTGGACCTGGGATTGGTTAACCAGGTCGCCCCTTCGGACGAACTTTTCGCCGAAGCAACCAAGTTTTTGAGGTCTATTTTCAAAAATCCCCAATATGCCCTATCCCACGCCAAGAAGGCCGTGCAAGCCGCTCAAGGCCTATCCTTTGCTGACGGATTGCAGACGGAAAGAGAACAGTTTAAAGAATGTTTTAAAAAGGATTTCTTTGTTAATGAGATTTGCAGCCAGATTAAAGAAGGCATAATGAAGACCACCGAAGTATTGCCGGATTGGGTCTCTGAAAAAATAAGGTAAGGCTCTCGGGGGCTGTAAAAGGAGAGATTTCATGGCCTATCAACACATTATCTATGAACCGGGCAAGGTGGCCAGGGTCGTTCTCAACCGGCCGCGCTGCCTGAATGCCCAGAGCTATCTTATGAGAGAGGAGATGGATGACGCTTTTGGCCGCGCCGCCGAGGACCAGCAGGTAGGGGCCATTGTGCTCTCCGGTTCAGGAGAGCACTTCTCTGCCGGGCACGACCTCGGCACCCAAGAGGACGTTGAATACCGGATATCCCAGGGCCACGCCCAATTAGACCGGTTTGAGGAGTTTATGGACATGCGGGCTATATGCCTGGAGAATACGTTGCGCTGGCGTAATCTTCCCAAACCCACGGTGGCTATGGTCAAAGGGTATTGCATCTTTGGGGGTTGCATGTTCGCCTCGGCCATGGATGTCATCTTCGCCGCCGAGGACGCCCTCTTCCTGCCCGGTCCGGTACAGTACTTCCATGCCCCTTGGGATCTGGGGCCACGCAAGGCCAAGGAATTTCTATTTGAGCATCGTTTCATAACCGCCAGGGAGGCCTGCAAACACGGGTGGGTCAATCGGGTCTTTCCCAAAGACGACCTGGAAAGAGAAACCCTGGCCTACGCCGACCGAGTGGCGGAGAACACTCTCGAGAATCCTTTCTGGGTCCGGATGACCAAGTTTTCCATCAATCACATGCAGGACACTATGGGCTTCAGTAGTGAGATCGAAACGGCTTACAATAACTACTGTTCTATGATGGGGTTGACCAATCCAAGCATACCCCAGTCCGATCAGGGTGGGGTTGCCCGAACCTCTGTGGCCCGAAAGAACTTCGAGGCCTCCAGAAAATGGATCGAATCCGAGCACTGACTGCTCGCCTGACTCCATGGCTAAGACCCCGGATTCTCCGGAGAGCGTTGAAAATGCGATGTCGTAGGATTTATAGCCCTGTTCCACTGCCTCCTCCCCCTTCTTAACTGTGCGCCATCCCCCTACCGTCATCAAGGGGCTAATGCCCAAAGCCGGCTTGATCTTAAACCCGCTTTGAATCCTTAATTCTCTGGTTGATCCATTATTTCTCCTGGCCCCCGACCCCGGTAATGGCCTTTTTTTATGATCGGGTCTGTCTGCAAGGATCGATTTTATTGTATTTAGGTTTAATCGGGTGTATAATAAATAATTAGTTGCTAAGAGCCTTATAGAATATTGATGGTTGGACCCGCAAAGAACTCTAAACAACTTCTTTACGGGTTTTTTATTATTTTTGGCATTACCACACCATTGCAAAAGTCGAGGCTGTTTCCGCCGATGACGGGATTGCCGGGGTGGACGATGCCATGGTGTTTATGCAGTAAGGATTACCCCACCAGGAGGCAGGAGATATAATGAATAAAAAAATTTACGTCGCTAATTTATCTTTCCAAACCAGTGAACCTGAGATCAGGGCCCTTTTCTCCAAAGCAGGAGAGGTCACCTCTGTCAAGATCGTCGGCGACAGGCAGAACGGTCAAGGAAAAGGTTTTGCCTTCGTGGAAATGTCCACCCAATGGGAGGCCCGGAAGGCCATCTCCATGTTTAATCAAATCGAGTTCAAGAAAAATATTTTGTTGGTAAAAGAGGCCATTGTCAGGCGTGGCTTCGGCGGAAGATAATAAACCTCGATCAGTAAGACCCACCCAATAAATTCGCCTTAAAAATCAGGCGAAGACCCAGGGTATGCAGACAGGTTTGGTCGCCAGAAAAAAAGGGTTAGCCGGTTTGGCTAACCCTTTGATTTTTTTGGCGTCCCCAACGGGATTTGAACCCGTGTTGCCGGCGTGAAAGGCCGGTGTCCTGGGCCAGGCTAGACGATGGGGACCCGCTCAATTTCGGAATGCGGAATGTAGAATCCGAATTCCGCATTCGAAATGGTGGGCCGTACTGGACTCGAACCAGTGACTCTCTGCTTAAAAGGCAGATACTCTACCTCCTGAGTTAACGGCCCTTCATAAAAATATAAAATCTATTTTTTTTTGATTGTTTTGTCAAGAAATTTGTTATATTTTTTTCCCGATTCAAAAAGACGGGGCTTAGGGATTAAATGGTTCCTGCCCGGACTTGTTCGATTTTATCCCTGAAGGAGTGAATAAATCACCTTGGTTCTTATAGTACAATCTATTTTTAAAAAATCGGTTTTTATGTTAATTCTTATAGCGTTACTGGGCCTTGGGTTTGGATCATCCTCCTGGGCCGAAGAAAAAATAGCCACCTTCCCCCCTTTGCCTGCCCACTATAACTCTATTAAAGTTTTTGACGGCCAGGGCCGGTTCGTGGGCCGACTGCTACCGGAAAAAAGGTACTGGGTACCTATCGACCGCATTCCTGTATTTCTCCAGAATGCTCTGGTGGCTATCGAAGACGCCCGCTTTTACGAACATAAGGGGATCGATATTCGGGGTATCGCCCGGGCCTTGGTTAAGGATGTGGTCAAAGGAAAAAAAGCCGAAGGGGGTTCCACCATCACCCAGCAGCTTGTTAAAAACAAATTTTTTTCTGCGGAGAAAACCATCCAGAGGAAAGTTAAGGAAGGCCTTCTGGCCATGGAGTATGAACGTAAATACACCAAGAAACAGATCCTGGAGATGTATTTTAACGAGGTCTATTTCGGGAACGGGGCCTTGGGCATTGCCCAGGCCGCCCATCTCTATTTTGATAAAAACCCGGAGGAATTGACCGAGGCGGAATGCTCCCTGTTGGCCGGGGTTCCTAAGGCCCCGGGGCGTTATAATCCTTTGGGAGAACCGGCCAAGATCCGCGACCGACGGAATCTGGTCCTTCGGCGGATGGTCGAACTCAAAATGATTACCCCCGGGCAGGGACAAAAACTGGGGAGCCGTCTTATTTCAGTAATTAAGCCCGGAGAGGCCCCTTATTACCTGGCCCATATCCGGAATAAGCTGCTCGAACGGTTTGGACCGGAAATAATCGAACAGGGCGGATTGGAAGTAACCACAGCCATGGATCTGCCGTTACAGAGGGTGGCTGAAAAGGTTTTAAGTGAGGGGGTAAAGAGAATTTCCCCCCAGTTACAAGGCGCTTTGATATGCCTCGATCCCAACACCGGGGATGTCCTGGCCGCCGTGGGGGGGGTGGATTTTAAACAGAGTCCCTATAACCGCGCCTTTTATGCCAAACGCCAGCCGGGTTCGGCCGTTAAACCTTTGATTTATGCCGCTGCCCTGCAGCAGGGTTTTACTGCCGGCAGCCTCTGGAATGATACGCCGGTTGGGTACAATCGAGGCAACGGGGAAATCTGGAAGCCCTTAAATTATGAAAGAAAACTCTATGGGGATCTCTCTCTTCGGCAGGCCCTGGCTTACTCCAACAATATCATTACGGTAAAATTACTGGAAACCATCGGTGTTCCTTATTTCGTTCAGTTTGCCGGACTTCTGGGGATTCCATTACGCTCCCCCAATGACCTCTCCCTGGCCCTGGGCACCGAAGAGGTTACCTTGAATGACCTGATATTGGCCTACACGCCCTTGTCTAACGGCGGCCAGCGTCCGGAAACCAGGACCATTGTCCGTATCTATGACCGAAGAAACAATATCTGGACCGAAAACCCGCCGGCAGTCAACCAGGTGCTTTCCCCGGCCACGGCCTTTGTGACCACCCAGATGCTCAAAGACGTCCTGGTTTATGGTACGGCCAAATCCATTCACAGCTTCAGTCAGGAATATCCGACTGCCGGCAAAACAGGTACCACCGATGATTATCGGGATGCCTGGTTTATCGGTTATACCCCCCAATTGATAACCGGGGTCTGGGTAGGTTATGACAAGCCCAGGCCCGGAGGGAAGGGTTTTACCGGAGGGGCGGTTTGCGCCCCTATCTGGGCCCGCTTTATGCGTTCAGCCCTGGCCGATAAACCGGTTACGGATTTTACCCGGCCGGAAGGCGTAGTCTCCGCCTTGATAGACCCGACAACGGGCTTTTTGGCTGCACCGGATTGCCCGATAAAACAAGAGGAAGTTTATGTTGCCGGCACCGAACCGAGCGAATATTGCCCCAAACATGGAGGGAAAAAGGATCAACCGGCGCCGGTGCCTCTTCCCTTGCCGGAGGGCAACGGAAGATAACGTTCGTCGTTCAGCGTTCGGCGTTCGGCGAAAGACATTTTCATGCTTCGTGGTGCCCGCCCCGGGCATGAGGGCTTAGTACGAAATATAGGGATCGGGGGTCTGGGATCGGTTATAGAATAAAGTTCCAGGTTGCAAGTGGCAAGTTTCAGGTAAAAAACCTTGAACCCTATACCTTGGACCTGTTTTTATTCTTTGTGGGCGTCCTTATTGGCGGGTTTTTGGGGCAAAGCGTTCTTGCTCGCTGAAAATACAACCGCAGTAGGGCTGACGATAGAGACCCATCTCTTTGGATTTTTGAACGCCTTCTCCCCAGCCCGGCCGGAAATCCTGATAGTGAAATGGGACCTCAAAACGTTTTCCGGTTTCCTCTCCCACCTCTTTGATCCAATCATGTTTCTGAAAGCGGCTATATAAAAGGGTGCTGCTGAAAGCATCGAACTTAAGAGACCTGGCCTCCCGAGCAGTAGCCTCCAACCGTATGGTATAACAGGCCCGACAGCGATCCGCCCCCCAGGGACTGGTCCGGTCCAAAAAAAGCTTAAGATCGTATCGGTCGTTATAAATCACTTTCAGGTGACTGGCCTGGGTATATTCTATGAGGGTATTTTTTCGTTTTTCGTATTCGCGAAAGGGGTGGATATTGGGATTATAGAAATAACCGGCAACCTCTATCTGCTGACCTCTTAAGGTTTGCAGGGGATAAATGGTGCAGGGGGCACAGCAGATGTGTAATAAAAGATTCATGGATGGTAAATACCGGATACCGGATTAATGTTTATCCAGCACCAAGAATCCGGTATCGGTAGTTTATTCCTTGATATTAGGGATCGGTTTTTATGCAAAATTCTGGTGCCCCTTTGGAGCATCACAATGAATTCGTACTTATTGATTTCTCCGAACGCCGAACGCCATACACCGAACGTTTTTTTATACAATATTAACCCCCCATGACTTCCCGGACCGCCCCCCCCACCTGGGTCAGGTCCATGACGACCCGAATACCGGCGGCTTGCAGAGCAGCCATTTTCCCCTGGGCCGTTCCGGCTTTCCCGGAGATGATAGCCCCGGCATGGCCCATGCGCCGTCCGGGCGGTGCGGTCTGTCCGGCGATGAAGGTGACCACCGGTTTGGAAAAATTCTTTTGAATAAAAAGGGCCGCTTCTTCTTCGGCCGTTCCCCCGATCTCCCCGATCAGGACCACGCCCTGGGTTTGCTCATCCCCGGCAAAATAGGTCAAAAGATCGATAAAAGACAAACCGATGATCGGATCTCCCCCGATGCCGATGCAGGTGGACTGGCCCAAGCCCTGCTTGCTGATCTGGTCCACTACCTCATAGGTCAAGGTGCCGCTGCGCGAAATGACCCCTATCGAACCGGCCTGGAAAATATATCCCGGCATGATCCCCACTTTGCAGGTCCCCGGACTGATAATACCCGGGCAATTCGGTCCGATCAGGACCGATGGCTTGTCCTTCAAATAGTGTTTGGCCCGGACCATATCCAGGGTAGGAATTCCTTCGGTAATACAGACGATAACCCCGATTCCGACGGCAGCCGCTTCCATAATGGCATCGGCGGCAAAGGCCGGGGGGACAAAGATGATGGAACAATTGGCCCCCTGTTCCCGGACCGCATCTTCGACGGTATTATAGATCGGCACCCCTTCCATGGATTGCCCTGCTTTTCCCGGAGTAACCCCGGCCACAACCTTCGTCCCATAGCTTAGCATCTGCTGGGTATGGAAGCTTCCTTCCCGGCCGGTGATCCCTTGAACCAGAATCCGACTGTCTTTTCCAACTAATATACTCATAAGATATTCCTTCTTTCAATTTCGAAAATTAAAATAACCCAAAAGGCCACGCTTAGGGCGTGGCACCACGAAGCGTGAAAATGGGTTTCTCCGAACTCCGAACTCTTAACTCCGAACGCTATTTTCGTGTTAACTGGCTGATCTTCTGGGCTGCTTCGGACATGGTTTGGGCTACCCAAAAATCCAGTCCCGATTGATCCAACATTTCACGGCCTTTAGCCACATTGGTCCCTTCCAGGCGGATAATCAAAGGCACCTTGATATTGACCTTGCGGGCCGCTTCAATAAGACCTTCAGCCAGGACATCACAGCGTAAAATCCCGCCGAAGATATTGACCAGAATGGCCTGGACCCGTTCGTCGGATAATATAATCTGCAGCCCTTTGGCGATCATCTCGGCATTGGCCCCGCCGCCTACATCCAGGAAATTAGCCGGTTCTCCACCGTATAATTTGATGATATCCATGGTGGCCATGGCCAGCCCGGCCCCGTTGACCATAACCCCGATATTGCCGTTCAGACGGATATAATTGAGATTGTTGCGGTTGGCTTCCAGTTCCAAAGGGTCCTGCTCGTCCGGATCGAGGAGGTCCAGCAATTCCTTATGGCGAAAGACGGCGTTGTCATCAAAGGTCATCTTGGCATCCAGGGCGATGAGACGCCCGTCCCGGGTGGCGACCAGCGGATTAATTTCAAGCAGGGAACAGTCATAGCTTTCAAAGAGCTTGTATAATTGATTTAATACCGCCAACCCGGCTTTGATCAAAGCCGGTGAGAGGGGCAGGCTATAGATGAGGTTTCGGGCCTGAAAAGGTTGGAAACCTATGGTCTGGTCAATCCATTCCCTTTTAATCAAATGCGGGGTCTTTTCCGCCACTTCTTCGATATCCATCCCGCCGGCCGGGCTGACCATAATCGCCGGGCAGGCCCTGGCCCGGTCGATGACAATACCGACATAGAATTCTTTTTCTATTTCCAGCCCTTCTTCAACCAAGACCTTTCGAACCTTCCGCCCTTCCGGGCCGGTCTGATGGGTTATCAGGGTCATGCCTAAAATTTCTTCAGCCACCCTTTCCACTTCATTGATACCCTGGGCCTTTTTGACGCCCCCGCCCTTTCCCCGGCCGCCGGCATGGATCTGGGCCTTAATGATATATGGGGGCGGGCCGATTTCCCGGGAGACCTGGGCCGCATCTTCCACTGAAAAGGCCACATTTCCTTTAGGGGTCGGGATTCCATATCGGCCAAAGATCTTTTTGGCTTGATATTCATGGATTTTCATTTTTATGCTTCTCCCTTTACGGTCTTTAAAAAAACAATGTCCCACACTTAACTGAAAGAAAGTGGCCTTGTCAACAAAAAATCCCTCTTATCCAGGAAGACTTCCAGGATAAGGGGGATTTCTAAGTACGAAGGAGGATAAAACAGGTTCAAGGACAAGGTTCAAGGTTTTCCACGTTTGAAACTTACATCTTGCAACTTGAGAGTATAGGAAATTCCTTTTTGGACGCAGATCGACGCAGATTGCCAAGATTTTGAATATAAAGAATGATGAACTCGTAAAAAGTCGGAACTCGTCTCTTTTCGTCATTCCAGCGAAGGCAGGAATCCAGTCCTTTTAAGTGGTTACGGTTAGCCTGGATTCCCGCCTTCGCTGGAATGACGAGTTTTTACGAGACCATAAAGAATAGTTATCTGCGGGTATCGGCGAAAATCTGCGTCCTAATTTAAAACTTTATTTTCGAATTAAGCACTCATGCCCCGGGGGGGCACCACGAATCATGAAAATTGTTTTCGCCGAACGCCGAACGCTGAACGACGAACGGTATTTTCGAACTAAATTACATCTTCCGTTCGTCAATAACCCGCTTGGCCTTGCCCTCACTGCGGGTGATGGTTCCTGGGGAAACCAGACGGATCTTGATGCCGATCCCGATCATCCCCTTCATGCGGGCTTCGATTTTCTGCTCCACTCCCTTGATTTTTTCCGCCCCGGCCTGATAGATATCGGGTTTGGCCTCCACATTCACTTCCAATGTGTCCAGGTATCCTTTTTTCCGGACAATAATAACATATTGGGGCTCAACCTCTTTTTCTTCCAGGAGGATGCTTTCGATCTGAGAAGGGAAGACGTTGACCCCGCTGATAATCAGCATATCGTCCGTCCGGCCATAGACCTTTTCCATCTTGATCAGGGTCCGGCCGCAGGCACATTTTTCCCGTTTGGTCAAGGTAATGTCCCGGGTTCGATAGCGCAGTAAGGGCATGGCCCGCCGTTGGATGGCCGTGAAAACCAGTTCTCCTTTGGTTCCGTGGGGCAGGGGTTCGCCGGTGACGGGATCGATAATTTCGATCATGATGTGGTCTTCATTGACATGCAGAAAACCGTCCTGGACTGCACAATCGAAGGCCACGCCGGGCCCCATCATTTCGGTCAGGCCATAGGCCTCATGGGCTTTGAGTCCCATACGGTCTTCAATTTCCTTGCGCATTTCCATAGTCCAGGGTTCGGCCCCGAAAACGCCGACCCGTAACCGGAGATTTTTAAAATTAACCCCCATTTGAGAGGCCTTTTCGGCGATGGTCAGGGCATAGGAAGGGGTAGAGAAAAGAACGGTGGTCCCAAAATCCTGCATGATGGTGATCTGCCGTTCAGTCAGGCCGGAAGAGGTGGGAATGATGGTGGCCCCCACTTTGGTCGCCCCCTGGTGAAATCCCAAACCACCGGTAAACAATCCCATGCCATAGGCATTTTGAACGATATCGTTGGACCTGACGCCGGCGGCGAATAAATTCCGGGCCATACAATTGGACCATTGATCCAGGTCATCGGCCGTATAAGGGCCGGTGATCGGTTTCCCGGTGGTTCCGGAAGAGGCATGAACCCATACCAGGTCCGTAACGGGCACGGCACAGAGGCCAAAGGGGTAATGGTCTCTCAGGTCGTTTTTGACCGTAAAGGGCAACCGGGCCAGATCTTTCAAGGCTCTGATATCCGATGGCTTAATCCCAAGGTCATCCAGCTTGTTCTTGTAGAAAGGGATTTTTTCATAAACCCAGGATACGGTTTCTTGAAGTTGCTTT is a window of Deltaproteobacteria bacterium DNA encoding:
- a CDS encoding branched-chain amino acid ABC transporter permease encodes the protein IMLGAYLGFFLTGALSSFSWALIISGVIIGILGALIEFFLIRRLYGNELFQLLLTFGLIFILDETVKLIWGPGVIPVEKPDFLQGSVIIYGEPFTLFRVFILSAGAVVCLLIFLLLKKTRLGLIIRAGIENKEMVRALGININRVFTLVCWISGFLAGVAGLILAGFTGLNPEMGFNQIINILVIVVVGGLGSFMGTAVAAIIIGLTESFVGFFLPEFAMISIFIVMFTVLSIKPSGLFGER
- a CDS encoding branched-chain amino acid ABC transporter permease, translating into MSGFLKKHWLIGATLLFLLVLPFFSSEYVMVIAMQIFIWGAFAISYDLLIGYSGIVSFGHAMFFGTGAYASALLVLKAGLNFWAAIPIGVVLCGLLGLLIGLLTLRFSDIYFTMITLAIGQFLYFIIIKTYQFTGGDDGLHGLPMVLPGKTYLYYLAFVFLVLIYFVSRRLIGSPLGTTLVALRENEFRAKMIGYNVLAYKLIVLIISGMIAGLAGSLNGAVLRSVFPGFMHADATLSVILMTIIGGMGSLLGPILGAALVTVSQQYLSSYFESWRLIFGVLFVLIVLFLPKGMVHIFNVFKFRKPND
- a CDS encoding AMP-binding protein, coding for MNLAECVEEYAGKFGEQKTALIFDDSGEQWSYAEINRQINRIANSLIGLGISPGARVAVMLRSRPELILSSFGIYKTGCIYVAINSRLKEKETTHILKNSGAEVLICDWSVLSLVKQIRNECGELKHIIVYGDVQEEGLIPFSKWIEGQSDYFNLDPDINEIAAIMYTGGTTGTPKGVVLTHAAIIGNSRVGSERLLFDETVTLVNANPLFHIGGMAAGPFYCFLNGATLVQQEFFKAERYIEAVKKYKATVIWGVPTFFYSFINLPESQAGARDFGTVRLGFCGAGVFLTPVRKTFEERFGVKVYQYYGLTENSPGVTVEDPLRPERNYESVGTALPGVEIKIVDEKDKELPLGEPGELCVRSPYLLKEYWKNPEATQEALRGGWLHTGDQGFIDEKGHFYIKGRKHDMILVGGANVYPAEIEKILLECEKRIREIAVVGIPDERLGEVPKAFVILKEGAILSEQEIIELARNQMAHYKVPRSIEFLDALPTTSVGKIDKKALQNLKGGH
- a CDS encoding enoyl-CoA hydratase/isomerase family protein; translation: MSKEYVLNRVDIQGDICWVAINRPGDRNSINTALMEEMEQLLTEIEKSPVRAIVFSGAGDTYFIGGADGVEMMRYDSEGALAFSAHIQRLFNRMEESPLILVAAINGLCYGGGYEFALACDYRIAGETARLGLPEVRVGIIPGGGATQRLPRLVGKGRALEIILRGRLYDAREALDLGLVNQVAPSDELFAEATKFLRSIFKNPQYALSHAKKAVQAAQGLSFADGLQTEREQFKECFKKDFFVNEICSQIKEGIMKTTEVLPDWVSEKIR
- a CDS encoding enoyl-CoA hydratase/isomerase family protein encodes the protein MAYQHIIYEPGKVARVVLNRPRCLNAQSYLMREEMDDAFGRAAEDQQVGAIVLSGSGEHFSAGHDLGTQEDVEYRISQGHAQLDRFEEFMDMRAICLENTLRWRNLPKPTVAMVKGYCIFGGCMFASAMDVIFAAEDALFLPGPVQYFHAPWDLGPRKAKEFLFEHRFITAREACKHGWVNRVFPKDDLERETLAYADRVAENTLENPFWVRMTKFSINHMQDTMGFSSEIETAYNNYCSMMGLTNPSIPQSDQGGVARTSVARKNFEASRKWIESEH
- a CDS encoding RNA-binding protein: MNKKIYVANLSFQTSEPEIRALFSKAGEVTSVKIVGDRQNGQGKGFAFVEMSTQWEARKAISMFNQIEFKKNILLVKEAIVRRGFGGR
- a CDS encoding PBP1A family penicillin-binding protein; this encodes MLILIALLGLGFGSSSWAEEKIATFPPLPAHYNSIKVFDGQGRFVGRLLPEKRYWVPIDRIPVFLQNALVAIEDARFYEHKGIDIRGIARALVKDVVKGKKAEGGSTITQQLVKNKFFSAEKTIQRKVKEGLLAMEYERKYTKKQILEMYFNEVYFGNGALGIAQAAHLYFDKNPEELTEAECSLLAGVPKAPGRYNPLGEPAKIRDRRNLVLRRMVELKMITPGQGQKLGSRLISVIKPGEAPYYLAHIRNKLLERFGPEIIEQGGLEVTTAMDLPLQRVAEKVLSEGVKRISPQLQGALICLDPNTGDVLAAVGGVDFKQSPYNRAFYAKRQPGSAVKPLIYAAALQQGFTAGSLWNDTPVGYNRGNGEIWKPLNYERKLYGDLSLRQALAYSNNIITVKLLETIGVPYFVQFAGLLGIPLRSPNDLSLALGTEEVTLNDLILAYTPLSNGGQRPETRTIVRIYDRRNNIWTENPPAVNQVLSPATAFVTTQMLKDVLVYGTAKSIHSFSQEYPTAGKTGTTDDYRDAWFIGYTPQLITGVWVGYDKPRPGGKGFTGGAVCAPIWARFMRSALADKPVTDFTRPEGVVSALIDPTTGFLAAPDCPIKQEEVYVAGTEPSEYCPKHGGKKDQPAPVPLPLPEGNGR